One window from the genome of Camelus bactrianus isolate YW-2024 breed Bactrian camel chromosome 4, ASM4877302v1, whole genome shotgun sequence encodes:
- the LOC141577521 gene encoding uncharacterized protein LOC141577521 → MARWGPRHRCPPRLAPVGSGFYQHGAWLGTPPCPGCQTLPFWDSPASPQGAPSTTSRPQPRARSPNKDADFQRRLSARSTVGSPGAEATSLEPAGHLGSNRGVPLIGVNSETGQTTTGKWVFISSRPTGLPVIGPGAPPPTPPSSELWTGRLFRCPLDTHTGQAWGHRRREAHQDPHRGHGPRVEVDGCPESWGAQKIRGCRGGPQTQPGVSGVRKREAVKREQGRLGHGSTRLWALRSTSWSRQTGERVSLGRRRHCRSGGRGGGPRDGEGQQAEQLSPDLLAAGAGSSGPETPSHPRLPQWTLGAKQVLSVNILPSFYLFFMFS, encoded by the coding sequence ATGGCCAGATGGGGCCCCAGACACCGATGCCCTCCACGGCTGGCCCCAGTGGGGTCAGGTTTTTATCAGCATGGGGCCTGGCTGGGAACCCCACCGTGTCCTGGGTGCCAGACACTTCCCTTCTGGGATAGCCCCGCCTCTCCCCAAGGGGCGCCGAGCACCACAAGCCGTCCTCAGCCTCGTGCCAGGTCCCCTAACAAGGACGCAGATTTCCAGCGCAGACTGAGTGCTCGGTCTACGGTGGGCTCTCCAGGGGCTGAGGCCACTAGCCTAGAACCAGCTGGCCATCTAGGCTCCAACCGAGGGGTCCCACTCATTGGTGTTAACTCTGAAACCGGACAGACCACCACTGGGAAATGGGTCTTCATTTCCTCCCGTCCCACTGGGCTGCCAGTCATAGGCCCGGGGGctccccctcccactccaccTTCATCTGAGCTGTGGACAGGGCGTCTGTTCAGGTGTCccctggacacacacacaggccaagcctggggacacagaaggagggaggctcaccaggaCCCTCACAGAGGCCATGGCCCAAGGGTGGAAGTGGACGGCTGCCCTGAGTCCTGGGGTGCACAGAAAATAAGGGGGTGCAGAGGAGGCCCCCAAACCCAGCCAGGTGTCTCCggggtgaggaagagggaggcagtgaAGAGGGAGCAGGGGCGCCTGGGCCACGGCAGCACTCGGCTTTGGGCTCTGCGTTCTACCTCGTGGAGTCGGCAGACGGGAGAGAGGGTCAGCCTGGGGCGGAGGCGCCACTGCAGGAGCGGGGGCCGCGGAGGGGGCCCGAGGGAcggggaggggcagcaggcagAGCAGCTCTCCCCAGACCTGCTCGCAGCGGGAGCTGGAAGTTCAGGGCCAGAGACCCCCTCGCACCCGCGTCTCCCTCAGTGGACGTTAGGGGCCAAACAGGTCTTGAGCGTGAACATCCTGCCCTCCTTCTacctatttttcatgttttcatga